The sequence below is a genomic window from Humulus lupulus chromosome 3, drHumLupu1.1, whole genome shotgun sequence.
TGAATTCTCAGGCCATGCACTATCAGCCGAGACAACTACTAGTGGTTCAGTACTACTAAACCAGCATCACCTCAAGCCAGAAACCAGACTCCTCGGCGGCCATCTCTACTACTTGGTACCGGTTCCTTTGCCGGCCAAGAAGAAGACGATGAAGAAGGTCAGGTTTACAGAGccagaaaaggaagaagaaaaaaaaccagAACAAGAAACTACTGCTAAGATCAACAGTAGCAGCAGCAAGGTTGTGAGGATTAAGTTGGTTATAAGCAAGCAAGAACTGCAGGAGTTGTTGAAAGGCACCGGAGGAGGATCAGTGCTTACGGTGGATGACATGGTTTCTAAGCTTCATTCtgataaaaaaatcaaacttgaTGGTTCTGATGATTGTGATAGATTCAATCttgatgatggtgatgatgattatgattttCAAAGAGAAGGGTGTAACTGGAAGCCTGTGTTAGAAAGCATACCTGAACTAAACTAGCAactaatgataattaagtatatATGTCTTGTAGTTGTTGTTGTTATAGCTTCTATACTAGATGATACAAAGAATGGATATTGTAACCTCCATCACAATATATACATCATAAATACAAACAGTTTTAGTCCATCTTCGAGTCCTACTTCCGTTTTTAGTTCATCCTGATTAactttatatttatatgtataaatatatatattgttatttaatagttatgattaatTTGATAAGTTATCATtaaaattatttactaaactgCGACAACACAGAATatgaaaaaatatattcttttttaGATGTAATCATATTAAAGAGTTATATATGATAAAGATGTAACTATTCAAAACTATTccatacatatgtatatatatactttgTAGAAGCAATGATcactatttttaatatatatatatatttaatagaatGAGTTATCGttttagtatatataaatatttatatcaatattaatatatgatatctaaattgacataaatatatatatatatatatatttacatgtccatataacatatttataaaatacaataatatttaaaaagaaattaataatagaaataaaattaaaaaaaaatcatagtgtatacagtagtatacatgcatcaactattttgagtttctaatgtatctcatgatgtcctttggtgaatttgatgaagaaaaagaacttCAATCacttaaaaaacaaactatcacacaaatttataagatgaaaaaaatatatgtatgcttttattatttttaaataaatatgatttaattatttaaattatcataaaatatattaaaaatatcatattttaattaattaatttatatatattttttaagtttatgtttgttctagtttttgaatttggcaatgacaacaaaatattatatattatatatttaatataatattaagtttaagtttaattaaattttatttaaattataaaatatatgattttattatttttaaataattattattgtaaaatatctcaaaaatatcttattttgatttatttaattatttattttattttataacctaccattaaatattaaatataagaatattatgttaacattaagaatattctattaaagttaacggggaaaaaataaaaaatcgttaaaacaaaaaatttcagtTATCTACTcaatttttatatagaagagatatacgaTTAAGTCATAATTATAAATACAACTACATAATACTaagtttgaaaatatatatatttttatattttatttttgtaatttactaTAAGAAAACAATGCAAAGACGACATCTTTTAATAGCGGTTTCGAGTAAATCGTaaatcgtatatatatatatatatatataattagtgaTTCCAAGTAAATCGTATCATTTATAGTAGGCTTTAACGGTTACTTATCGCATTTTACAGCGATTAAAGGTCATTTTTCTTGTGATTATACAcgttggagattgaagcttgattGATTAGCTTGGTTGGTGCTAAAGGGAAATtcgagtttttatgcttaatggggGCTTGTAATTCAAAATAATGCTAGGCATTTTAATAATTTCTAAAAAATGCCAAAagttttgacaatacccaaaataccgcTGCCACAATTCCCCCCAATTCCTTTTGattctcctttctctctctcactctctcggtTCATCTCCCCCCGCCTGACTAACCAAAACCCAGGGAGCATTGAAACCCCGTCGAAGCCGCCGTGTTGCCACCGTCGAAGCCTCCTTTTCTCTCTTTCGCTATCCCTCACCTCTCAAGCTCGCTTAAAGATTCTCCCTCTCGCCTCTCGTTGTCCCTCGTCCCTTGTCTCCCTCTCGACGTCTCTCGCTCGCCGTCCCTCGGGTCTTAATATCTACCAAAACCCAGGGCCTCTGGGTTCGAGTTTCTCCCTCTCCACGAGCTCATCTCGTCCCTCTCGTTTGACATTACAAAGGTaacctgtaacgccccaactcctgggaccgttacagtgtgccttgtaaacagtgctaaactcgctaatcgagtcatttggccaaaatcgtggactaagtatgattagcggtttagggattaaaaattttggttaagatgtaacgtttcactagaacgtttaatatatacattgggatcccgaaaatatagtttcagagtctattacagaaaatatttacaacaggtcgttctaagcggcaaaacagggttcaaccctagttccactttaaacctcggtcgtgatggttgagcagctgcatatgtacacttcatcacctaagctctccaactcaaggatggtccagcttcctcttgcctctacctgcaccacatagcacccgtgagtcgaagcccagcaagaaaacacaataaggcatggtataatatcaacaatgaccacaataatcatccaggactatcaatCCCAAATAGATAGGTGActgtagcaaaagtcacaaaggTAGGTACAGCTCCTTCTTGCCATATGACGATAGggccaccagggcttaactgatatgaGAACCTGTCATAAGTtggaacaggataggtgtatggtgaatggtcaccaacataaccttcctcccgactctagagtcgtaactatggacagcgtcccctaaccatgtgacaaacagtcactagggccatgatcatctggtcttagaccaggcaagcgcttataagttcatcgactttagggtcggtccagcattaatgccatagagccattcaatgcatgttcatcgactttagggtcggtccagcattaatgccatagagccattcaatgcatgttcctcgactttagagtcggtccctgactagtcaatgccatacacaagcaagtcatgccaccaaacatatatcacatgttcaatatccataaacaaggtattcagcatgcttactaaacagataccagtacaattaggaccatgcacaaccacagaggctcaagctcagaacaatatcatacccagtatacaaagcatgtcctaatcacatgtttctcatgcatcatatgcaatatatccaacaatccaacatgcaccaatattAGCCATGCATGTTACgttcaatagtcaaccaacatgcatcaggaatagccatgcatgtcatactcaataatcaaccgaCACGCATCAAgggtagccatgcatgtcatacataataatcaaccgacatgcatcaagaatagccatgcatgtcatacataataatcaaccgacatgcatcaagaatagccatgcatgtcatacataataatcaaccgacatgcatcaagaatagccatgcatgtcattcatatatacatggtgcaattttcttacctcaaagtcgagctagaatgattaaaagaacgacccttgagaacaatcaacttttagtcatttagcggtcacctagtcataaccaaatataagataccatcaataaaaatgatcaacataaattcccaaaccaatatctagcctctgtgacatcaatccccacttaaccgggtactaggttcaaccccgaggcctaaggcttgaatccccaagctaaaaacaccattcTGCCCAAAAtgtcactaagggccgcggcccaccCTAGCTGTGCTGCAGCGCGCCCCTTAGACAGAGACTACCCTCCCTGCCAGAcgccttgagccgcggcgcaccacagcaaTGCCGCGACTCAATACCCAGTTTTGCCCAAAAACTCAGCACGCAACACCagattttcccctgcgttttcccttgaaaccagcccttcaaacttgtcccaaaccccaacctaacacccaattcaaccaccaaacatcatctacaactcaccctcatcataacccaagttaagcctcaactaaacttccattaattctcaactagCACATCAAAATCCTAAACTaaaaacttaatagaaaaacagggtatagctCGAACCTCAGGTtaaattccttaccttaagctggtttgaatccttcccaatagTTGAGCTAAGTCTAGAATCCCCAAGCTTTGATTTTCCCTAGCTTGTTCTtcaattggctctcaaaaattgaaaggaggaTGAAGGAGAAACCTTGTacgagagagaaaggaagagatgaggatgggctctgttttccacagccttctaaacactcaaaggctgatataaatccctaaggtcaaaagaccataatgcccctaagccaaataaatccctctaaaagcttccgagggtaaaaccgtcatttcccgcctatctcgttaattataattaacgctctccaattcccactattctcaatattctcacataccaataaaATATATCCCATTACCCCTTTATTCCCGCTAATGCtttagtcatcaaaatgaccccgagactcaccccgagccccgaacttaaacccgttatgactagaccgaacacttacatctcatgatcatctcatgccgaatagctcaaaccaatccaccatataatgtggctatattaattaatcacaaccatgcacccaaaatacacaattacgccctcaacgggcaaatTACCAAGATGCCCTCATATAATAATAAacactcccatatgcatgcattcaccatcatataataatataattcatgtaaacatgcatataatcattaaataccataataaatcaatcatggccctcccggccttctaatcaaggtcctaaaccttattaggatatttggggcattacataaccTCTAACTTTTTATTACATTCAATTTGTGTTTGTAGTgttatattttaggattgtttgtGTCTTGTTTTGGGTTTGAATCTGGTTGGTTAATGTATGGATTAGTGTGGGTATGTTGAGAGTGAAGTCTGGGGATTTTTTTGGGTCTGGtaaggttgctcgatggtggttcgatggggtttcgatggtggttcgatgcatgcttgatAAGCTCAATAGGTTAATCCattaagggttccaagtttagaCTCAATaaggttcgatgcatgctcgattgggttcgataggttaggtcatttggggttcCAGGTTTATGCTTCTGTGGGTTTCATGCATGTTCGatggggttcgatgcatgctcgattggtTCCAAAGGGTAGGCCCATTAGGGGTTCCAGGTTTAAGATTGAGGGATTCGATGCCTGCTTGATGGGTTGGGTATTTGTTTGGTTCGATGTTGTTCTGTGTTGGTTCGATAGGGTAGGCCTTAGGGGTTTGATGTTGGTTCGATAGGGTGGCCCATTATGGGTACCAGGTTTAAACCTAAGAAattagatgcatgctcgatggattagattttatgttgggttcgatggtggttcgatgcatgctctaggGTTGTTCGATAGGGTGGGTCTTAGGGGTTCGATGGTTCATGTATGTTTATTGATGGGTTTTTCACGCGACTTGGTTTaactgtattatttttatttttattttttgtagatgtcGAAGTTTCTTTTTCCCTTGATAGATCACTTTCTTGGtcgagtcacatataggggtaatggttactttaaaataatcaatgacaagtttgaggagctcgggttgatagaaagggtgaagAAATCCCCTTTTAAACAATTTTTCGTGGCTGAAAAGTTAGACTTCTCTGCATctctcatacatcaattaatATTGCGCAAGATCCAGTGCAACAAAAAGGATGGGTTGCATTTtcatttgggatctagaccctgTAGATTTGGTAGAGGTGAGTTTTCTTTGGTTACGGGGTTGAACTTTAGTGCCGGGCCATTTGAGACTTatttgaagaaacacttgacta
It includes:
- the LOC133823932 gene encoding uncharacterized protein LOC133823932, which encodes MGNCLVLEEKVIKVVKPDGKVLEYRSPIKTFEVLSEFSGHALSAETTTSGSVLLNQHHLKPETRLLGGHLYYLVPVPLPAKKKTMKKVRFTEPEKEEEKKPEQETTAKINSSSSKVVRIKLVISKQELQELLKGTGGGSVLTVDDMVSKLHSDKKIKLDGSDDCDRFNLDDGDDDYDFQREGCNWKPVLESIPELN